GTCGACCGTCTACCGGATCCCGGGAACAGCGCTCGCGGGGCCACTGGCGACTGGTCGACGTTCGGCTGCAACGCGGCTAACACCCGCGAGGTCGGTGATGGCGAGGCCCCGGTCGATGGCGTCACCGAGCGCTGGCGCGTAGAGGTCCCACAATTCACCCATCAGGCACCCGTCGTCGCCGGCGGGCGCGTCTATCAACCCGACGCGGACACGCTCCGGGTCCTCGACGCCGCCGAGGGAACGGAACTGTGGACGGTCGAGGGCGTCGGGACAGTGCCGCTGATCTGGAACGATGTCGCCTACGTTTCGACCGGGGCCGCGATTCGCGCGCTCGAGGCCGACACCGGCGAGCAACTGTGGGAACGGGAACTCGAGACACCCGGGCGAGTGACGGTGCCCTCGACGCGCGCCGGAGAGCAACTCGTCTGCGGCGCGGGGGAACGAGTCGTCGCGCTCGAGCCCGACGACGGGACGATCCAGTGGGACCGCGAGGTCTTCGGACAGGTCCAGGACCATCCTGCCGTCTTCATGGTACACTGGTTCGTAATCGCTACTCAAGCCGGGATGGTGTATCTGTTGGACAGGGACGGAATGGGCGGACGACGGTGGCAACTACCTGCCGAGCCGACGGCGCCGCCCAGCGCGGACACTGACTCGGTCTACGTCAACTGCAGAAACGGAACTACGTACACGTTGATGGGCGATGGGGTTGGGCTCTCGGACTCGGGGATCAACTGGCGGGTCGATACCGGCTGGGCCGACCGCGGGATCGCTGTGGCCGACGATCTCGTCCTCGTCGCAAACGGGCAGGAGCTTCAGGCCGTCGATACCGAATCCGGAGAGCGGCACTGGGAATACGACATCGGTGACTGGCGACACACCGCACCGGCGTACGGTCGCGACACTGTCTTCGTCGGCGGCGATCGCCTCCACGCTCTGGACCCGACACCGGGAGACAGTCCAGGCGGCGGCCCTGCAGTCCGGTTCGAGCGAGAGTTCGCTGGACGCGTCGGCCCTGGACCGGTTCTCGACGACGGCACGATCTACGTCGTCGCGCAGGTCGACGACGAGACGTACGCCCTATTGGCACTGAAGTGATACCGTGAACTCACGTTGCGATCCTCAGACTCGAGTTGGTTCGCTGCTTGATAGGGGA
This genomic stretch from Natrinema sp. SYSU A 869 harbors:
- a CDS encoding PQQ-binding-like beta-propeller repeat protein, translating into MPSTRRTLLRCVGATGASVALAGCSQLSRLRGPDEPPPSGVDRLPDPGNSARGATGDWSTFGCNAANTREVGDGEAPVDGVTERWRVEVPQFTHQAPVVAGGRVYQPDADTLRVLDAAEGTELWTVEGVGTVPLIWNDVAYVSTGAAIRALEADTGEQLWERELETPGRVTVPSTRAGEQLVCGAGERVVALEPDDGTIQWDREVFGQVQDHPAVFMVHWFVIATQAGMVYLLDRDGMGGRRWQLPAEPTAPPSADTDSVYVNCRNGTTYTLMGDGVGLSDSGINWRVDTGWADRGIAVADDLVLVANGQELQAVDTESGERHWEYDIGDWRHTAPAYGRDTVFVGGDRLHALDPTPGDSPGGGPAVRFEREFAGRVGPGPVLDDGTIYVVAQVDDETYALLALK